GACCCCAGAGGCGCAGCTGAGGTCACTCACCCCTCTTCCTGACGCGTAACTGCCTTGGGGTAAAGGCAGGTTGCTGGCATTGGCACCGTGCGTACCCCAAACTGCCAGCGTCTGCAGTATGCATGGCGGTTGTTTCGCCGGAATAAGGCTGGCGGATTGTGCGTGcaagagaagggaggggaatTGCGAGGTGAGCACTTCACTTGCCCACGGATGCTAAACATAACTCTCCATGTCCAGTTGCCCCATCGTGCTACGCTATCCCTGCTTCCAGCTTCCCCAATGGACACTGGGCCCATGTTAATGCTGCCAAAGGGCCCGGCCTTCGCGGAAGCAGTCCCTTGGGTGGGCACAGCTCTTGGCCTCACACCTCAAGAGCTGGAATAAAGACACCAAACCTGAAAATGGGATTCGGATCCCCACAGTCCAGcatgttttgaaaaaaatgtgtgtCTGTCTCTGGACATTGCATTGGCAGATGGTGGAAGCAGTAACCCCCTGCACACAGGTGCGTTCTCTCGCAGCAGAACACAAGCAGTGTGGATGTGAGCCGggccctggtgctgctggagttGCGCGGTCTGTTCGGTGCTCCGTCCAGGGTAGGGCTCCGTACCTGGATGCTCAGGCTCCGGTGGAACTCTTCTAGTGCGTGTTTGGCAGCTGGGCCACATGGTCGGTGTACGACCTTGCTGTCAACTTCAGGCTCCATGCAGATGACGCAGGTCGTGTCCGGCTCCTGGGTGGCTGCCGTTGCACTTGCTGGCCGTGGGCTGTGCTCCCTTGCAGAAAGGACCTGGGGGAAGATGGAAGGGATGGGCGAGGTGGAGAAGGGCCTGCGAGGAGGGGCAGAGGAACGGGAAGGAGCCGCCAGGCGCGTGTCTCGGCTCTGTCAGGGCTGCTGGGAGGTCTCTACATGCCTTTTTCTGCGCTTGCTTGTTGTTGGTCTGGTGCTGACAGCAGGTTTGGGAGCCCACGGAGGACACACCTGGCAGCCCTTAACCTGAGCGCTCCAAAGAACTGGGCTGACGGTCATTGACTCTCGTAGGTGCAGCTTAGGGGTAGGGTGGAGACTCCGTGCTCGTCGGAGTTGGCCCCGGCTCCTGTGGCAGGTGATGGTAGCCCACAACACCGCGCACAGGTTTGACGATATATGCGAAGCTGGAaagaggcagagcagccccatcAGCTGCAAGGGCATGGGCCTGACGCAGGGGCGTGGTTTCCCCGCACCTCTGGGCATCGGCTTGCAGGATGTGTGGGCGGGCGGTGGGTGGATGGTGCCAGAGCTGCCCCCTTCCTGCCCCCCCGCGCCCTTCCCGCCCCCGCCCTTCTGCCCTCCCCTCGCCCCGTTCCCCTCCGCCCCCGCCGgcctccctctgccccccctTCCCTCTCGCCCTCCCCCCCCGCCTTCCCCTCCGCCCCTCTTGCCCTCTCCCGCGCCCTCCGCCGCCTTCCTCCGCCCCTCCCCCCCTCTCTCCCGCCGCCTCCcccgccctcctcctcccctctctctcttcccccgCCCCTTCTGCCGCTCTCCCGCCCGCGCCCCGCCcgctccttctctcctcctcctccctcttcccccccccccctccccccaccctccctctccccgcccccctccctcccccgcGCGGCCGCCCGGCCCCCTGGCGCCGCCCGCCcgcgcccgccgccgcccccccgccgccgcccgcgcCCCGCGCCCGCGCCCgcggccccccccccccccccccccttctccctccccccccacccgcCTCCTCcgtcccctccccccctccgcgctcctcccccccccctcgccccccccccgccccgcctcccctccccccccccccttctcctccGCGCCGCTCTCCCGCCCCTTCCGCCCCTCGGTGTCCGGCcaccctccttctccttccctcccttcccctccgcgcccccccttcccttcccccctgccctcccccgCCTCCCTCCTCgtcccctcccccctccccgctccctcccccccccccgcgccCCCTCGCGCTGCGCCGCGTCCCCCCTCCGCCCTCGCGGCGTCCgcctctccctctctcctccccttctgcgtctcctccccccccccccccctgcgCCCCGGTGGTGAACAGGGCTTGGTCCTGCAAAGAAGCAGGGATTGCTTCCTGGGATGGGCTGCGGATGGAGGGGCTGGGATTGCTTTGTGGGGAGGCTGAGCTCTCCTGGCACCAAGCTCCCTGTTCCGGTCCAGTGCTCaacctctgctctgcctccctcACTATGCGTGTCATGTcttcaaaattaaaatcttgCCTTCgttgttttctttgcctgttttcACGAATATTGTTTGCGCATTATTCTGTACAGGAGGAAAGAGCACGGGTCTAGTTAGGGCAAAAAGGAGGGAATCAactgggggggggaaggtggCAGGAGACACGAGGGAACTCACCTGCACCAATTATTCATTGGTAATTACACTCCACGAACACTCTCTTTGCGGCCAAGGATGTCGGAGTCCTCATCCTGTGAGGCCACAGAACACGCATGCTGGAGAGAAGAGAGTAACAGCAGTTTGAGCGGCCTTGCGGGGCCAGGTGCCCCCGGGGGCTGTcccaggggctgctctgtgccggCTGTGCCAGCTGAGGGGCAGGGCCGCAGGCCGTGGATGCAGGGATACTTGGCTCTCACCTGGCTCTACCGAGCCGGCAGCCTCCTCTGTCTCCGCACGCTCCGTGCGTGTGGATCGCCACCAAGTGCAGAGTCTCTGTCCCATCACTGCTGGGCTTCGTCCTCTGCGTGCCAACCTATGGAGAAGTGGGATTGAGGCTGAgccccttcctccctgctcacctcACCGTTCGCACTGAGCTCGGCCTgagccccacagctcagctctgctccacagcccACATGTCACAATGGCCGTTCCGTGCCACCCTCTGTGACGCCATCACACACCTCACGGGGCTGAGGTCACCAAGAATGGCATCAGAATGGAACGGCCATTGTGACGTATGGGCTGTGGTGTAGACCTGAGGCTGCAGGCTCAGGCCGAGCTCAGTGCGAACCGGTgaggtgagcagggaggaaggggcTCAGCCTCGTCCCGCTTCTCCATAGGTTTGGCACGCAGAGGACGAAGCCCAGCAGTGATGGGACAGAGACTCTGCACTTGGTTGCGGTCGACGCACACTGAGCGTGCGGAGACAGAGGAGGCTACACAGGAGGCTGCCGGCTCGGTAGAGCCAGGTGAGAGCCAAGTATCCCTGCATCCACGGCCTGCGGCCCTGCCCCTCAGCTGGCACAGccggcacagagcagcccctgggACAGCCCCCGGGGGCACCTGGCCCCGCAAGGCGCTCACTGCTGTTactctctcctctccagcatGCGTGCTCTGTGGCCTACAGGATGAAGACTCCGACATCCTTGGCCGCAGAAAGAGGATTCGTAGACTGTATTACCATGAATTTTGTGCGGTGAGTTCCCTTGAGTCTCCTGCCACCTTCCTCCCATCAGTGATTCCCTCCTTTCTGCCCTAACTAGACCGTGCTCTTTCCTCCTGTACAGAGATTTGCCAACAATATTCGTGAAAACgagcaagaaaacaacaaggCAAGTTTTAATTTTGAAGACCTGACACGCCAGTgagggaggcagagcagaggttGAGCACTGGACCGAACACAGGGAGCTTGGTGCCAGGAGAGCTCAGCCTGGTCCCCACAAAGCAATCCCAgcccctcctcccagctccaggaGAAATCCCTGCTCTTGCAGACCAGCCCTGTtcaccaggcagctctgcagagtgccacccagccctgcccgcATCCTGCGCCCTGCCCAGAGGTGCGGGGCCCGCTGCGTAGGCCCTGAGCCTGCAGCtgatggggctgctctgctctttccagctctgctttcgTCTGTGGGCAAGTTCAGGGGCCAGCATCACCTGCGCAGAGCCGGGATGTGAGAGGAGCTTCCATCTCCCCTGCGCCTACGAGGGCCAGTGTGTCACCCAGTACTTTGGAGAGTTCAGGTAAGGGCTGCCAGGTGTGTCCTGTGGGCCTCCAAACCCTGCTGTCAGCACCAGCCAAAGCAGCGGGAACGCGCTGTGacacctcccagcagcctgACAGAGCCAGAGCCAAGGCCTGGGGCTCCTTCCCGTTCCTCTGCCCTCCTCGCAGCCCTTCTCACCTCGCCCATCCCTTCCATCTTCCCCCAGGTCCTACTGCTGGGTCCATCGTCCGCGTCAAGCATTGGAACCAGCATCAGCGCAGGACAAGACCTGCATCATTTGCATGGAGCCCATGGATGACAGCGGGTCGTACACCACCATGTCCTGTCCAGCCTGCCAACACGCCTGGTTCCACCGGGCCTGCATCCAGGTAGGAGCCCTCCCCTGGCCCCCGCGGGCACCGCAGGCGCTCAGCGCACCAGGCCCGGCTCACACCCACActgcttgtgtttctgctgcagagaacGGCCCTGTGTGCAGGGATTTACTGCTTCCAGTGCCCTGCATGTAGAGACAGacacacatttcttcaaaaCATGCGGAGTGTGGGGATCCGAATCCCATTCAGGTTGGTGTCTTTCATCCAGCTCTTGAGGTGTGAGGGCACAAGAGCTGTATCTGCCCAGGACTGCTCCGCAAGGCCTGGCCCTTGGCAGCCATTACATGGGCCTCAGTGTCATTGGGAAAGCTGGAAGCAGGGATAAGGTGGATTGGG
The genomic region above belongs to Coturnix japonica isolate 7356 chromosome 12 unlocalized genomic scaffold, Coturnix japonica 2.1 chr12random439, whole genome shotgun sequence and contains:
- the LOC107306895 gene encoding LOW QUALITY PROTEIN: PHD finger protein 7-like (The sequence of the model RefSeq protein was modified relative to this genomic sequence to represent the inferred CDS: deleted 2 bases in 1 codon) — protein: FVCGQVGASITCAEPGCERSFHLPCAYEGQCVTQYFGEFRSYCWVHRPRQALEPASAQDKTCIICMEPMDDSGSYTTMSCPACQHAWFHRACIQRTALCAGIYCFQCPACRDRHTFLQNMRSVGIRIPFRMPVWDNDAYAALAVWYRRCHASNCLYPQGRLRSGEGPWQLLLCSSCGCTRNTPPLLQPE